Sequence from the Anomalospiza imberbis isolate Cuckoo-Finch-1a 21T00152 unplaced genomic scaffold, ASM3175350v1 scaffold_213, whole genome shotgun sequence genome:
tcagaggcgtcaggctggaggtcggctcggcggaggttacaaacggatgctgcccaaagagaaaaagaagaaattaatttctacttacctcacaggctgaaacaggctttctctggcaacaagaaagatacagaaaggagggcattctgtgcacctctgtctccacatccaggaccttgctacatggggccaacatggctcccaatcccacaaatccattaattcagatgtcttcagcttaaggagatttggtctaggtgaccttgaaaggctccttccaacccatcctaggccaggattctcctctcttttcctttgaaaagccccccagactggagattcttaggagcggggcccatccgaggccttggacttgagcagatgaggagcccctggcagtgggtggctggcgCATCCGGCAGCCGCtttgccttttacctgcagaagttcctgggcagaccagcgcctgtcctcgtccgtctccaggcagcagtgcagaaagtctcgcaaccaagcggactgttgcctggggttctgcagcttcgggctgcccctggtgcttatcagctgttgaacctagagcagaaggaaatgccacgctctacctgcctctttcacaccccaaactgctcacacagaccccactggacaagctccgctctccagtggctctttactccctgcccgagggtggcagatacctttcctgcccctactaaaagaacccaaagcccgaggcagccatagccagtccaatatgcaaaggctcttgccttggcccctgatttcattggctgatggaattaggagcaactccatcagcaaaagcaccctttgcttctctgagcactgacaccagctctacaggcgatgcggaagacagacttttatctaactctactatttccaaggattattccatcaaatgcagctcagcactgctcactgctcccttaggcaaagcttccatcaagcaaaaggcatcgtgaggttttggtgcagttcgtgatcaaatgccaaggggataatctggacaagaagcacgagagactatgcagcctggaacccatcattttcagctgctagcaagcttcccaagcagaagaatgggagcagattttgtccgagtgacagcagtatctgagagtagttgcagcgtaccgtgcgggaggtcatcatcaggtaaggaggcgctccttccaccatctccatccccacaatgccaaaggaccagatgtccactttggggccatagggcttcctgctgaaaatttctggcgccatccagtaagttgtcccaacagccgatctccgtttgctctgctcagcggtgagctgagcagaaaggccaaagtcagctgaggagaaaaaaaccattctgatcaagccagcgtgaattagggaagccaacaaaagaattccccacggtaccaatgtccaagaaggcagtgtggaatcccagctgcaaaggggccctgctgccattcctcaggcctgcagccgAGGACATACTGAATTGGCCACTTAGCAAAAGCccccagtttcaggcagtggcttttagtcccctgaagctattagactgcaactgccttgcttgggaaggatcacacacaagccaaaggcaccccctaccccttcttcccagcaacacctccctgcgccttgtggctgtgctctgcgctcacagcagggcagcctgcactgccacgggcatcagggaaccggcagtcacccaaaggcagccccacaccgcagcccgccacggctgagcctggccaacaacacccacccaacttgacagatccgtccaagcccaggagaatgttgtggcttttgacgtctcggtggatcacttgcttggagtgaaggaaatccaggccttgcaggcactgagagaggaaaaagcaacacgagcctaagtggatttcgtcccacaagcagggaagtggcacatctgacttcctgggggatggtgagccatggcaagacaggctgctggcaaaggcagcagagcctgctgctccaacacgaggacagcagtgcttttctaagtgcgggtgtgtttgcttttgaaagagaaagggcaattgttcctctggccagtgccctgcaaacacagactcaagaagcactgctgccgtggctgtactctctccagccagacaacagtggctgcttttgccaacaccacgttggctgccaggctctcctttcaggctgagctctgtgagagtcctgcgagtatctctttgtctttgccacttgcttgacatggtgccagcagcacctttgctcttaggaaggaatgcggaaggaatgggaaggaacgcagcgcacacaggctccaggcaagtgtttagagaggcaaagacaaacaccctagaagaagggcagggacactggcaggcacttccgatgctcttgctactgccagttataagagaaaggcagaaaggaagctcggaaggtgaaatctctcctctccttatcacccatttggaaggaccatcccgaccaagctgtgggaagcacaagcgccatcccttacctcccgagagacagctgctatctctccttctgccatacgaatctccctaatgacatcgtgtaaagaacctccgtccatgtactccatcaccagccagacttcctcgtccaccaggtagctgaagggaggaaacaacagcctggagatgaatgcgtgcacttcctgatggattctccttcccgtgtctctctcagaagaagacaggaggaagtcaaTAATCATTCGCTAagctctccagggcttgaactcaatctacagtgttttgtcagcacataagacccgtgggaaaaaaaatcaaatgccaaaccaaacaaaacaatgtggagagaggacaggaactttgaggctgttggctcaagaaagacagggccaagtccgctctttgaaagcacacgtcaaactaggtatgccagcaaagattaatgcagccccaatgcaatctcctcccaagacactgtcgatcagtccagaaacaggaattaacagctccatcctctgtcagctccatcctctgccagcggttgaactgctgccttgcaggatgtggatgacctttcatggcagaacagcagaaccactcacctgtctagaaaggtcacaagattggcgttcttattgccacgcatgacctggatttcattcaggcacagttcactgctgctctcttccaggagactaattttctttatggccacctacaacgacatggaaaaccgtgaaccaaagtctgtggcgcaggaccacaaggggaagacggagacagtgattatgggatgatggagctgggctgggccaaaccgccttgtggctggacatcagaccgcttgcttgggcacctcccaggacaaagagccagataccctttgccttgtaaacctgggagaaacatggtctaagctctccaccgcaaagctctaacaacacaggctgtgcccacagtcttcccccagggccttactttatcatccccattttcattcacacaccccttgcaagcaggaagccattttgtgccagtaagaatggagcaaaactgctgggaaacctttggcacttctagggggcttgatcattactccagcaaccactggcattctccattgcacaagaacaaagcaagaCATGACATGcagacatgacagataaaatgccgtcctaaaacagcactgcagaagctgtggcgctgcttgacgcttacctcttctcctgtggcagtctccactgccatgcacaccgtgccaaaacccctagaaacaaaacagcagcagagaaagaagaagtcctttagtccctgcaagtgcaggacaccgcggtccaaccgcggaaaaaaagtcccggggcaaacagtaaatggaacacgacagattctcgtctgggtcttttctcccttttctctttctgtatctgtgcatgtgtgggatttttccaggcacatgccggttcggccttctcacacctctccttggagtctatctgccaaattcaagcaccaccactgaggccttctgagaagtctgaagccatgtaagagccattggaggaaagcctccagacacagatcctttctccagcttccaaggaaaatagtgtccagccacagcctgcagccacagctggagcaggcaaaggcttccactgttgcgcacacaaatggagaagtactcaaaatagaggatcctcagacggctgtgttctgggtccagagccattggcagctgcttctctttggtgcaccagacacaggaagggctctacttttctggccacttcagctataaatgctgaccagtacttagagatcatcaggcatcatcttaacgcagtgtctgaacagctttggagcttgcctgctgtcactctggggaggtgtgacaccagcaaaatgcaccgccccccgctgtgaagaaggagctgtggctgcactcaccctttgccaatcgtttccagttctgtgtacttagcctcaggatctccctcgctcaccagtatctctgtaaaaatcccaaggaaagatgttcacttcagaagaggtcccaccctgcagcagatcagaaaggcagccccactgtctgggacactctgccctttcaactcagtcagctgggaaacaccaccaccaccacaaccaccaccaccaccaccaccaccacctcaaaaacaacagcagcaagacaagcagccctgcagcacagatggcctgcccaaaactagaagtctacactaaaatctaagcacatcgagaaacagtcagaggagacagggatcagaaaactgcaaccaggagaagtgattgttgtctacaaacattaagggcagcaggaaaaacaaaacctttctgttcttggctgtgaacactctgtgacattcaacaaaagctttcatccttgcaaacatccaaggcatcttgggttctggaatcaattcttatcaacagctgccctttccagaacaggaagaatattgcaaagtgcttccagcagagccgagatctccagctttaagcaggactttgcctaaacaatgcccctctgcctttcaagagcagcagcttatgttataccctactgtgatgggcctcaggaatgaggtccctcagcctttaggccaggctaagttctgaagatgaccttggctgtgccccacaggagctgggccccacaggagctccttgaggcctactcattcgctaggtcacagcctcctgctcagccagaaacaacctctgttttctttttggcatagagggaagctcaggcaaagccaaaccaggcccagctgccctcagaggcaggagcaacaccccagggacccctcaccacctcaaagcacaacagcaggtcctgtgtggaggccacaggacctggcactcagctgaggaggaacaggaggtgggacagctcttgctgacacgcgcacacacaaggcactgctccggcggacaaggatcacaaagcacatactcagcatggccaggcacttgtcctctgtcctctctcccagctg
This genomic interval carries:
- the LOC137466449 gene encoding serine/threonine-protein kinase PAK 3-like; this translates as MCLEKSHTCTDTEREKGEKTQTRICRVPFTVCPGTFFPRLDRGVLHLQGLKDFFFLCCCFVSRGFGTVCMAVETATGEEVAIKKISLLEESSSELCLNEIQVMRGNKNANLVTFLDSYLVDEEVWLVMEYMDGGSLHDVIREIRMAEGEIAAVSRECLQGLDFLHSKQVIHRDVKSHNILLGLDGSVKLGGCCWPGSAVAGCGVGLPLGDCRFPDARGSAGCPAVSAEHSHKAQGGVAGKKG